One window of the Candidatus Eremiobacteraceae bacterium genome contains the following:
- a CDS encoding nucleoside-diphosphate sugar epimerase/dehydratase codes for MTVSKQARPGASGDRLRFALRVAAEAAIAAGAFAAAGYLTGSGHLVTTGNLLAGIVFPALLLTCAAFIFERFSFDSTRTVWAGAGTAAAAGILAIYAQLASSAPWTAAQAIVAAALYIAARSVLFGSRSGLSRGLSQSKPHAQRAIIIGSKDAASAVLRSIAARADLPFDVVACLDDETDRHSVEGVPVLGGIDRLPTVAAGCGAGCVIIASSQLSPDRVRRINEMCSHLSAPDGSKILVKVMPEVAELLMGTVRVSRLRDVCLEDLLQRRGVNVDAALAAPHLRNQVVLITGAGGSIGGELCRQIAAFEPRLLLLLGHGENSLFAIDQELRSLGFTRTRIVVADVADAALIRRVFTRFRPHLVFHAAAHKHVPIVEHNICEAVRNNVLGTQVVALAAAASGVAKFVMISTDKAVNPSSMMGATKRAAEMICQSFERRTGTEFVSVRFGNVLGSRGSVIHTFKNQIERGGPVTVTHPDMVRHFMTIPEAVSLVLEAMAIGRDGQVFVMDMGEPVRVVELAENLITLSGLRPYEDIDIVFSGIRPGEKLFEEILTARERENPTVNERLFMAQQERIEYERLSDSLGRLDLAVRTPDPATVVEVMQRLVPSYTPSQTLLATEDLTPVRAAKSTAKPSAAASNGSRANGAVSTDAVSSDARALAGSVDASD; via the coding sequence GTGACCGTGAGCAAGCAGGCTCGCCCCGGCGCAAGCGGTGATCGCTTGCGCTTCGCGCTGCGGGTCGCTGCCGAAGCAGCGATCGCCGCCGGCGCGTTCGCGGCGGCCGGCTATCTCACGGGTTCGGGTCACTTGGTGACGACCGGCAATCTATTGGCGGGGATAGTTTTTCCGGCGCTGCTACTGACCTGTGCGGCCTTTATCTTCGAACGGTTCTCGTTCGATTCCACGCGGACGGTCTGGGCCGGCGCCGGCACCGCGGCCGCGGCCGGAATCCTTGCAATATATGCGCAGCTCGCGTCGTCCGCACCGTGGACGGCGGCACAAGCGATCGTCGCTGCCGCCCTGTACATCGCCGCACGATCGGTCCTGTTCGGCAGCAGATCCGGTTTGTCGCGCGGACTTTCTCAGAGCAAGCCGCACGCGCAGCGCGCGATCATCATCGGTTCGAAAGACGCAGCAAGCGCGGTCTTGCGTTCGATCGCCGCGCGCGCCGATCTGCCCTTCGACGTCGTCGCCTGTCTTGACGATGAGACGGACCGCCATTCGGTCGAAGGCGTGCCCGTCCTTGGGGGAATCGACCGCCTGCCCACCGTCGCCGCAGGTTGCGGCGCCGGATGCGTCATCATCGCGTCCTCACAGCTTTCGCCGGATCGCGTCCGGCGGATCAACGAGATGTGCTCGCACCTCTCGGCGCCCGATGGCTCGAAGATCTTGGTCAAGGTGATGCCGGAAGTCGCTGAGTTGCTGATGGGCACAGTGCGAGTCTCGCGCTTGCGCGACGTGTGCCTCGAAGATCTGCTGCAGCGCCGCGGCGTCAACGTCGATGCTGCGCTTGCCGCGCCCCACTTGCGCAATCAGGTCGTGTTGATCACGGGCGCCGGCGGTTCCATCGGCGGCGAGCTCTGCCGCCAGATCGCCGCGTTCGAGCCACGATTGCTGCTGCTGCTCGGGCACGGCGAGAACAGCTTGTTCGCCATCGATCAAGAACTGCGCTCGCTCGGATTCACGCGCACGAGGATCGTCGTGGCCGATGTGGCCGACGCAGCGCTCATCCGGCGCGTGTTCACGCGCTTTCGTCCACATCTGGTCTTCCACGCGGCCGCGCATAAGCACGTGCCCATCGTCGAGCACAATATCTGCGAAGCGGTCCGCAACAACGTCCTCGGCACGCAAGTCGTCGCGCTCGCCGCCGCCGCAAGCGGTGTCGCGAAATTCGTGATGATCTCCACCGACAAAGCGGTGAACCCGTCGAGCATGATGGGCGCCACAAAGCGGGCCGCGGAGATGATCTGTCAATCGTTCGAGCGGCGCACCGGCACTGAATTCGTTTCAGTGCGCTTCGGCAACGTGCTTGGGAGCCGCGGCAGCGTCATCCACACCTTCAAGAACCAGATCGAGCGCGGAGGCCCGGTCACGGTCACGCATCCCGACATGGTCAGACACTTCATGACGATCCCGGAGGCGGTGAGCCTCGTCCTCGAAGCGATGGCCATCGGCCGCGATGGCCAGGTGTTCGTCATGGATATGGGCGAGCCGGTCCGAGTGGTCGAGCTCGCGGAAAATCTCATCACGCTTTCCGGACTTCGTCCGTACGAAGACATCGATATCGTCTTCTCCGGCATCCGTCCGGGCGAGAAACTGTTCGAAGAGATCCTCACCGCTCGGGAGCGCGAGAATCCGACGGTGAACGAACGCCTATTCATGGCGCAACAGGAACGCATCGAGTACGAACGTCTTTCCGATTCGCTCGGACGGCTCGATCTCGCCGTGCGCACGCCCGATCCGGCAACGGTCGTCGAAGTCATGCAGCGTCTCGTCCCATCGTACACGCCGAGTCAGACGCTCCTGGCGACGGAAGATCTAACGCCCGTCAGGGCGGCCAAGTCAACAGCCAAGCCGAGCGCCGCCGCCTCGAACGGCTCGCGCGCGAACGGCGCGGTCTCAACCGACGCGGTCTCAAGCGATGCGCGCGCTCTTGCCGGGAGTGTCGATGCGAGCGATTGA
- a CDS encoding nucleotide sugar dehydrogenase, with translation MRALLPGVSMRAIELAQVPDHLAQLKERIISRTAHVGVIGIGFIGLPLAVEQAKAGFQVVGVDHDHIRVAQLNNGLNYLRDVIDADLASAVASGKLTATTDFGTIRDFDVIIICVPTPVTSNKDPDTTFIRKIAELIAKQLSPGTLITLESTTYPGLTEDVLRPIFDASGLRAGVEYFLAFSPVRSDPGNTDFRAFNINKIVGALTPACLDVATTFYKQTIADVVAVSSPKVAEITKVFENTFRAVNIALVNELALLCDKLDINVWEVIDAAATKPYGIMRFDPGPGVGGHWIPLDPFYLAWAARQHDFHLRFSELAAEINILMPQFVREKVIRQLNMRAKPMLNAEILLIGMAYKKNVDDWQESPALKCLHLFESDHAVVNYHDPRVPSFRDRDGRLRHSVPLTPEVLASADCVVIMTDHAETDWELIVSHGQAILDTRNATKHVKHDRERIVLL, from the coding sequence ATGCGCGCGCTCTTGCCGGGAGTGTCGATGCGAGCGATTGAGCTAGCGCAAGTCCCCGATCATCTCGCGCAACTGAAGGAGCGCATCATCTCACGGACCGCGCACGTGGGCGTGATCGGCATCGGCTTCATCGGACTTCCGCTCGCCGTCGAGCAAGCGAAGGCCGGCTTTCAGGTCGTCGGCGTGGACCACGACCACATCCGCGTCGCTCAGCTCAATAACGGGCTGAACTATCTGCGCGATGTCATCGACGCCGATCTGGCGTCGGCGGTCGCGAGCGGCAAACTCACCGCCACGACCGACTTCGGAACGATCCGCGATTTCGACGTCATCATCATCTGCGTCCCAACACCCGTGACGTCGAACAAAGACCCGGACACCACGTTCATCCGCAAGATCGCCGAGCTCATCGCGAAGCAGCTGAGTCCAGGCACGCTCATCACGCTCGAAAGCACGACGTATCCGGGACTCACAGAAGACGTGCTCCGGCCCATCTTCGACGCGTCGGGGCTGCGCGCCGGCGTGGAATATTTCCTCGCCTTTTCCCCCGTCCGCTCGGATCCGGGCAACACCGATTTTCGCGCCTTCAACATCAACAAGATCGTGGGCGCGCTGACGCCTGCCTGTCTTGACGTCGCGACCACGTTTTACAAGCAGACCATCGCCGACGTCGTCGCGGTGTCAAGCCCGAAAGTCGCGGAGATCACCAAAGTCTTCGAGAACACGTTCCGCGCGGTCAACATCGCGCTAGTCAACGAGCTGGCATTGCTCTGCGATAAGCTGGACATCAACGTGTGGGAAGTCATCGACGCCGCCGCCACAAAACCGTACGGCATCATGCGCTTCGATCCGGGCCCTGGGGTCGGCGGCCACTGGATTCCACTCGATCCGTTCTACCTCGCATGGGCGGCGCGCCAGCACGACTTCCATCTGCGCTTCTCCGAACTCGCGGCCGAGATCAACATCCTCATGCCGCAGTTCGTGCGCGAAAAAGTGATTCGCCAGCTGAACATGCGGGCAAAACCCATGCTCAACGCCGAAATTCTGCTCATCGGCATGGCATATAAGAAGAACGTTGACGATTGGCAAGAATCCCCGGCGCTCAAATGCCTGCATCTATTCGAAAGCGACCATGCCGTCGTGAACTATCACGATCCGCGCGTGCCCAGCTTCCGCGACCGTGACGGGAGGCTGCGCCACTCGGTGCCGCTCACGCCGGAAGTGCTGGCGAGCGCGGACTGCGTCGTGATCATGACCGACCACGCCGAAACCGATTGGGAACTGATCGTGAGCCACGGGCAAGCGATCTTGGACACGCGCAACGCCACCAAGCACGTGAAGCACGACCGGGAACGGATCGTGCTGCTGTGA